In Planktothrix serta PCC 8927, a single window of DNA contains:
- a CDS encoding family 10 glycosylhydrolase codes for MFGLMIHQRRFSSFLFSCLIGFSLNPLLLVSLARSQTLAYCKLSPQAIAQKESLRQTALTGNPEGIKNYNTILTQHAQQINQCRQRINPKNQAIWLRLYPCDTRPGEIDRILDNIINRGYNKVYLEVFYDGQVLLPSGKNPTAWPSAMRSPGMENQDLLAETIQKGRQRGLKVYAWMFMLNYGYTYTLKPDKNSVLARNGKGETTTTAVIDQTKIDEYGESFVNQGFVDPYHPTARQDYLTLLNTILQRRPDGVLFDYVRYPKGLGGESVATKVKDLWIYGEASQQAFLNRASSQKGKDLMQRFIQQGFITENDVKAVNEKHPDEKDKPYWPDEKQWKTLASIPKMGETLQLQLWRLSVAHARQGVLDFLALATQPIQRQGIPAGAVFFPEANRKIGGMGFDSRMQPWDQFSSSIEWHPMSYAVCGQVNCITAQVQQVIQQALPGTQVIPALAGDWGKSIKNRPSLEQQMVNISATIPQINAFSHYGYDWQDLEETRQRKFCKRS; via the coding sequence ATGTTTGGTTTAATGATTCATCAACGCCGTTTTTCTAGCTTCTTATTCAGTTGTTTGATAGGTTTTTCCTTGAATCCCTTGCTATTAGTTTCCTTAGCCCGTTCTCAAACCTTAGCCTATTGTAAATTATCTCCGCAAGCGATCGCACAAAAAGAAAGTTTACGACAAACTGCCTTAACCGGAAATCCTGAAGGGATAAAAAACTATAATACTATTTTAACTCAACACGCCCAACAAATCAATCAATGTCGTCAACGAATTAACCCTAAAAATCAAGCCATTTGGTTAAGATTATATCCCTGTGATACTCGACCCGGAGAAATTGATCGGATTTTAGATAATATTATTAATCGAGGATATAACAAGGTTTATTTAGAAGTATTTTATGATGGTCAAGTCTTATTACCTTCTGGGAAAAATCCTACTGCTTGGCCATCGGCAATGCGATCGCCTGGAATGGAAAACCAAGATTTATTAGCAGAAACCATCCAAAAAGGTAGACAACGGGGCTTAAAAGTTTATGCTTGGATGTTTATGTTAAATTATGGTTATACCTATACCTTAAAACCTGATAAAAATTCAGTTTTGGCGCGCAATGGTAAGGGAGAAACCACCACAACCGCAGTTATTGACCAAACGAAAATAGACGAATATGGGGAAAGTTTCGTCAATCAAGGATTTGTTGATCCCTATCACCCCACTGCTAGACAAGATTATTTAACCTTATTAAATACTATCTTACAACGTCGTCCAGATGGCGTTTTATTTGATTATGTTCGCTATCCTAAAGGGTTAGGAGGAGAGTCCGTTGCTACCAAAGTTAAAGATTTATGGATTTATGGAGAAGCCTCTCAACAAGCCTTTTTAAATCGGGCTAGTAGTCAAAAAGGGAAAGACTTAATGCAGCGTTTTATACAGCAAGGATTTATTACTGAAAATGATGTTAAAGCTGTGAATGAAAAGCATCCCGATGAAAAGGATAAACCCTATTGGCCAGATGAGAAACAATGGAAAACCTTAGCCTCTATTCCCAAAATGGGAGAAACCCTACAATTACAATTATGGCGGCTCAGTGTTGCCCATGCCAGACAGGGGGTTTTAGATTTTTTAGCCCTAGCAACCCAACCTATTCAACGCCAAGGAATTCCTGCGGGAGCAGTGTTTTTTCCTGAAGCAAATCGTAAAATAGGAGGGATGGGTTTTGACTCCAGAATGCAGCCTTGGGATCAATTTTCCTCATCAATTGAATGGCATCCAATGTCCTATGCGGTTTGTGGTCAAGTTAACTGTATTACGGCGCAAGTGCAGCAAGTGATTCAGCAAGCTCTCCCAGGAACTCAAGTTATCCCAGCCTTAGCAGGAGACTGGGGAAAATCGATCAAAAATCGCCCTTCTTTAGAACAACAAATGGTTAATATTTCTGCAACAATTCCTCAAATTAATGCGTTTAGTCATTATGGTTATGATTGGCAGGATTTAGAAGAAACCCGACAACGAAAATTTTGTAAACGATCCTGA
- the psb27 gene encoding photosystem II protein Psb27 — protein MKKYISRLLALVLVAAITLVGCSGTTTGMLTGNYPQDTLAVVDSLRTAIMLPEDAPDKAEAQGQAREVINEFIARYRRDSSVTSLSSFTTMRTALDALAGHYSSYPNRPIPDKLKQRLAQEFKQVEMAVNRGA, from the coding sequence ATGAAAAAATACATTTCTCGCCTGTTAGCTCTTGTTCTTGTAGCTGCCATTACTTTAGTCGGATGCAGTGGGACTACCACTGGAATGTTGACAGGTAATTATCCTCAAGATACTTTAGCCGTTGTCGATAGCTTAAGAACCGCGATTATGTTACCTGAAGATGCGCCGGACAAAGCAGAAGCCCAAGGCCAAGCGCGTGAGGTGATTAACGAATTTATTGCCCGTTACCGTCGGGATAGTTCGGTGACCTCCCTGAGTTCCTTTACCACGATGCGAACGGCCCTCGATGCCTTAGCAGGTCATTATAGCTCCTACCCCAACCGTCCTATCCCTGATAAGTTAAAACAACGTTTGGCGCAGGAATTTAAACAAGTGGAAATGGCTGTTAACCGAGGAGCGTAA
- a CDS encoding carbohydrate kinase family protein translates to MNNPQVICMGEMLFDRLSNELGQPLEQVKLWTDYPGGAPANTACGLVKLGIPTAFMGCIGEDTPGDQLVELLTKTGVNITGVQRHSSAPTRIVYVVRDEGGDRSFAGFGDRDTREFADTYLQAEQLPENLFKTAEYLVLGTLELAYPESQQAILKAIQLAKNYQVKIFIDINWRPVFWENPDQAIELILNIVQNADFLKLTNEEAELLFNTIEPEAIAQQLQIQGVFITAGEQGCAYYLAGNSGRIPAFSVNVADTTGAGDGFTAGILDQFCTLGLESINYAKIAEEIVRFASAVGALTTTKPGAIAAQPTLTEVETFLKPYL, encoded by the coding sequence ATGAATAATCCTCAAGTGATTTGTATGGGTGAAATGTTGTTTGATCGGTTATCGAATGAATTAGGACAACCGTTAGAACAGGTTAAATTGTGGACAGATTACCCCGGAGGTGCCCCCGCTAATACCGCTTGTGGATTAGTTAAATTAGGAATTCCGACGGCGTTTATGGGATGTATTGGGGAAGATACACCCGGAGATCAATTAGTGGAATTATTAACGAAAACTGGGGTTAATATTACAGGAGTTCAACGTCATTCTAGCGCACCGACTCGAATTGTTTATGTGGTTAGAGATGAAGGGGGCGATCGCAGTTTTGCTGGATTTGGAGATAGAGATACAAGGGAATTTGCCGATACCTATTTACAAGCTGAACAACTTCCAGAGAATTTATTTAAAACCGCAGAATATTTAGTTTTAGGAACCTTAGAATTAGCGTATCCAGAAAGTCAACAAGCGATTTTAAAAGCTATTCAGTTGGCAAAAAATTATCAGGTTAAAATTTTTATTGATATTAACTGGCGACCCGTGTTTTGGGAAAATCCTGATCAGGCAATTGAACTGATTTTAAATATTGTTCAAAATGCTGATTTTCTGAAATTAACCAATGAAGAAGCAGAATTATTATTTAATACGATAGAACCAGAAGCGATCGCTCAACAGTTACAAATTCAAGGGGTATTTATCACCGCCGGAGAACAAGGTTGTGCCTATTATTTGGCAGGAAATTCAGGAAGAATACCCGCATTTTCTGTGAATGTAGCAGATACAACCGGAGCCGGAGATGGATTTACCGCCGGAATTCTTGATCAATTCTGTACATTAGGATTAGAATCGATTAATTATGCTAAAATAGCTGAAGAAATTGTGAGATTTGCCAGTGCAGTCGGGGCCTTAACGACAACAAAACCCGGTGCTATTGCTGCCCAACCCACCTTAACAGAAGTTGAAACTTTTTTAAAGCCCTATTTGTAA